The following is a genomic window from Perognathus longimembris pacificus isolate PPM17 chromosome 20, ASM2315922v1, whole genome shotgun sequence.
ACTGAGGCCACCAGCACAAAGGTCTCCACCATCACATCATGTGATACAGCCGCCTCTGAGCCTCATCCAGGAGCCCCCACTCCTCCTGGGAGAAGGACAAGGTGATGTCTTCAAAGGTCACCCAGCCCTGTCATGAAGGGGTAGTTGAGTTCCCAACTGGCCCCAACCCTGGACCCGGAGGCCATGCCCTGATGTAGGGAAGACAGGctgcgctgctgctgctgctccctgCTACTGTGCCTGCCCCACAGTCATGTCTCCTGCCACGGTGATCTGGAGGGAGAGGAGCTGCCTCCCAGGCGTGGGACTGGCATGTAAAACCATAGGCACACACCGGGTCATCTACTCCAAGGCTGCCAGGTCATGTCACAGTCACACTATGGTCATGGGCTGCCAATACATTTGGCAGTGCTCCCTGCTTTTCAAGACCTGTCAGAACTGGGTGCTGGGCCCAGGGAACCCTGAGAAGACCTGGGGACCCCTGAGGAGTCACGGGGGACCTATGAGGAGACTTAAGGATGCCTGAGATCTGGAGAGCCCTGAGGTGGTCTCTAGGGAGACCTGGAGACCCTTGAGGAGACCTGGGGTACCCTAGGGAGACCTGGGGGCACCTGAGGAGACCTGGGGACCTCTGAGGAGACTGGGGACACCTGAGGAGACATGGGGACCCCTGAAACCTGGGAGCCGGCAGGAAATTGGGGCTCGTGGGGAAATGAGCAGGTAATCCACACCCCAGGTTTCAGGTCTCAGAGTTGGTGCGGGGTTCGCACCACTCACCTGGGACCCGTTCAGCAGCGCCGTGGATGCCATGGATGCTTGTGGAACAGCTGGACACCCACGCCAGCCACACCCAgcgcggcccgggccccgcctcctcccccccctcaaaAACACCTCAGAGTTCAGGCAGAGTTCCAGAGCGCCGAGCAGTCCAACAGGGCTGGGAAATGCCAGAAGTCCCGCCCAGACGTCCTGAGCACCCCGGAAGCTCCCAGATCTGGAGGTCTCCTTGGCCTACACCACTGGCGTTTGACGCACAGCATCCTGGGTAATGTAGTTCTCGTGGATGAGACTAAAGGCAGTCAGCAAAGCCTATCACATAGGCATTTGACAATGTTTGGAAGCTAGGGGCCGCCtgtcgtcccagctactcaggaggctgagatctgaggatcacagtgcaaagctacCCCAGGCATGAAANNNNNNNNNNNNNNNNNNNNNNNNNNNNNNNNNNNNNNNNNNNNNNNNNNNNNNNNNNNNNNNNNNNNNNNNNNNNNNNNNNNNNNNNNNNNNNNNNNNNNNNNNNNNNNNNNNNNNNNNNNNNNNNNNNNNNNNNNNNNNNNNNNNNNNNNNNNNNNNNNNNNNNNNNNNNNNNNNNNNNNNNNNNNNNNNNNNNNNNNNNNNNNNNNNNNNNNNNNNNNNNNNNNNNNNNNNNNNNNNNNNNNNNNNNNNNNNNNNNNNNNNNNNNNNNNNNNNNNNNNNNNNNNNNNNNNNNNNNNNNNNNNNNNNNNNNNNNNNNNNNNNNNNNNNNNNNNNNNNNNNNNNNNNNNNNNNNNNNNNNNNNNNNNNNNNNNNNNNNNNNNNNNNNNNNNNNNNNNNNNNNNNNNNNNNNNNNNNNNNNNNNNNNNNNNNNNNNNNNNNNNNNNNNNNNNNNNNNNNNNNNNNNNNNNNNNNNNNNNNNNNNNNNNNNNNNNNNNNNNTCCCAAACAGGGACTTGGGGCTGAAGCTTTCTTACATTTTCAGGGGGCCTTTCTGTAACACTTTTTGATGTTCAACAAATGAAAATCCTATGAAAGATTTCCCACTCTTGCTGCAATCATAAGGCCTTTCCCTTTCATGCATAAGGTGAGATCTTGGTTAATGCACTTTCAATACTGACCCCACTTGTGAGTTTTCCTCCTTGTGAACTTTCTGCTGATGACTACTACTGTATTAGTGCCTCAACCCCTTTTCATTTCTTCAACATTAATAAGAACCGACAGTATGGTGAGGTAATGCATTTTCTTAAATACAAGTGagggagccaggcattggtggctcacacctgttgacctagctgcttaggaagatgagatctgaggatcatgattcaaaaccagcatgggcagaacagtctgtgagactcttatctccaattaaccaatgaaaaaccaaaagtggagctgcagctaaGCTGACAgtgtgctcaccttgagcaaaaaagctcaggaaataccaagacccagagttcaagccctagtactggcatatgtGCAGGCGTGCACTCATACACATTGAAGATATGTAATACAATTTTGTTATTTCCTTACTAATATTAAGCTTAAAATGTGCAACTTTCAGACTGATATTGTTTCCATCATATTGATGAGGAAATTGGGTCCTAGCCAGGTTGAATATCAGTTCCCTTGTTCAGTGTCAACACGGAATATACTCATGCTTGCTCCAGAATCTAGTTGCTCAATTCCTGCATTGCCCTGTGATAGAACAGGTGACAGTATGAATACAACCAGAATTGGTATTTGTGGGTGCTCCAGGCTTAATGCCATGTTGACTCCAATGTCTGCACCTACAGGTCAAGAGTTGTGTCTGGATCCATACTGTCCTCTCAAATGTGTTAGTGGTTTTCTATGTGAGTGGTATTATTGAAGTAGCAGAATTGTAAACATCAGAGCACATCCCTCTTCGGATCATGTGAGGAAATGCTCTCTCAGAACAGCTGCCACTTGATGGCACCTGCTCTGACATATGAACAGATGCATGCTACTTCCAGACTTGATGTAACTATTCACATCAAACTCCTCTCTCCAGATGACCTCAGGCATCACAAAACATGAAAACTTCCAGGCCACAAATTAGGGCAATAAAGTCCTGTGTATTCCACTGGAGGTTTTGGGCAACAGCCTACATTGTAAAAATTGAAGCAGTtaaagctgggctccagtggctcactcctgtatttCTAGCCACTcacaagctgagatctgaggactgatactcaaagccatcctgggcagaaaagtccatcagacttctctccaataaactcagaaaaagctggaggtggcactgtggctcaagtggtagagcactagccttgagcaaaggaagctcaggaacaactcccaggccaagttcaagccccaggatggcccccacccccaaggaaattaaagcaggacATACTCTCCACCACTGTACTGTCTATCCTGGGACACATTATTGTGGTAGAGGGTTCCATAAATATTGCCCAACCCCTCCATCATATAAATGGACCCTAGGTCTTGGTGATCTCACCCAGTATGATTAAATCAACCACCATAATGCTAGGTGGATTCAAGAACAAATTTATTAGTGTACAGGAACAGGAGGCAGTTACATTTCTGTCTATGAGTTCAGAAACATCAACTGAGATTGACAACTTTTGAGAAGTGGATAAGCCCACATTAAACCAGGATTAAGTCCCTTTGGTTCTAATCCAGTTGTCTTGTGGCATGATCACTAGGCAAATAAGATACAGTTGAAATGAGAACTGTGGTTTCTCAAGATGTCTGTCAAGAAATGGAAGTGCAGACATATGCACCTTGCCCAGAGCATCAGGTTAGCTTTGCCCACTGTGCAATTCGGGGAAAGGGGATGGCCCCTGAGGACAGTGGCAATGGACTTCACTCTGGGCAGAGGCCAAGAGAGAACAGAAACCCAGGGCTGCTCTTGGAATTCTTACGCTGTAGCTGTAGTCACAAGAGAGGAAAAGGGTGGGAGTCCACTTCGGGCAGAGGGATTCACAACAAAGGCTCTTTAAGTAAACAGAAAAATTCTCCTGGGGTTTAAAGCTGCTCCCACAAGagtaggcatgaggcaaaaataattttcacCATTGCCCCCTTTAAGAATACCCTCtgtggggtctgggaatatggctttgtggtagagtgcctagcatgcatgaagccctggctttgattccttagcaccacacaaacagaaaaggctggaagtagctcaagtggtagagtgctagccttgagcaaaaggaagccagggacagtactcaggccctgagttcaagccccaggactggccaaaacaaacaaacaaaaaaacccaacaaaaaccaaaaaacccaaaaccacctGTGGTGTAAAAGGAAGCCAAACAAAGGTGTTTATTTTCATgtgtaaaaatagaacaatgaaatctgttcAAAGTATTTTAAGGGGTAGTGGGTTGGGAAGGGTGAAAGAAGTTGACTGGGATACACTTTGAACATGGATGGAAATGTCCTCATAGAACCCTCTCCCTTGCACAACtaacaggaaaaaaggaaaaggagactcAGACACCCTACATTTGCTTCACTCATAAAGTCTTACTCTCATGACACAAGATCTTGGTTAAAGAACTTCCCACGATGACCACAATCATAGTTTTCTCATTGTAAACTTTATGGTGATGAACTACACTGGTTTGGGGCCCAATCACTTTCCTACTTTCTTCACACTCATAAATCCCTTTCCTAAGTGTGAACTTCCCTATTCACAATGAGGTGAGCTCTTTCATAAAAACCAACCCTTTCCACACTGGCCACTGATAACATGGTGAATGAACCCACATCACTTCTATGTCCAAAAGCTTCTGCACATTCACtgagtttgtgagacttttacccAGCATGAATCTTGCAGTGAACAGTAAGATGGGAGCGTTGAATAAAAGATTTCCCACACTGTCTGCACTCAAAAGGCCTTTCTCCGGTGTGGGTGACACGGTGTACATTAAGCGCATGTCTCTTTTTAAATGCCTTCCCACATTTTTCACACTCATAAGGCCTTTCTCCAGTGTGCACCCTCTGGTGTACATTCAGGTCACCTCTTTGTGTAAAGAACTTCCCACAGTCTCTGCACTCATAAGGCTTTAcagtgtggattctctggtgcACGATAAGGACACCCCTTTGCTTATAGGACTTCCCACACTCTCCACACTTGTAAGGCCGCTCCCCAGTGTGCACTCTCTGGTGCACAGTAAGTTCAGCCGCTCGCTTAAAGGACTTGCCGCATTTTCTGCAGTCATAAGGCCGTGCTCCACTGTGGACTTTCAGGTGCTCAGTAAGTTCAGTTGACCTCTTAAAGGCTTTCCTACACACTCTACATTCATAAGGCCGTTCTCCGGTGTGGAGTCTCTTATGTATCTGAAGAGAAGCCATCCGCTTAAATGCTTTCCCACACTCTCTACATTCATATGGTCTTTCTCTAGTGTGGACCTTCTGGTGTATGGTCACATCTGTTGCTCGCTTAAAAGATTTCCCACATTTTCTGCATTCATAAGGCCTTTCTGCCCTGTGGATTGCATGGTGCACAGtgagtccatatttctttctaAATGACTTCCCGCATTCTCTGCATTCATAAGGCCTCTCTCCAGTGTGGATCTTTCTGTGTGCTGTTAGGGCCCCACTTAGCTTGAATGCTTTCCCACAGTCTCTGCATTCATAAGGCCTTTCTCCCGTGTGGAGCATCTGGTGTGCCAAAAGGGCGTATCTTCCTGTATAGGATTTCCCACATTCTTTACACTCAAAGGGCCTTTCTCCAGTGTGGGTTCTCTCGTGTACCTTAAGAGAAGCCATTCGCTTAAATGCTTTCCCACAGTGACTACATTCAaaaggtttctctccagtgtggacTCTCTGATGAGTATTAAGGACATccctttttttaaatgacttccCACATTCTTGACAAGTGTAAGGCCTTTCACCggtgtggattctctggtgtATCATGAAGGTGCTTGCGCAGGCAAAGGTTTTCCCACACTCTCCACACTCATAAGGCCGTTCTCCAGTGTGCACTCTCTGGTGTACAGTGAGGGAGCCCAACCGTACAAACGTTTTGCCACACTCTCTACATTCAA
Proteins encoded in this region:
- the LOC125338688 gene encoding zinc finger protein 345-like isoform X3, translated to MDWIVLAARRGSRPAGGGRSGVPALRPEPGGCAQASGTFDDVVIHFSQEEWEFLNPDQRHMYLSVMLETFALSTSIGCGHRVEDKEASTQNASEEGTSHVRTPWAELPTQKPHQCDTCILALKDIFHLSDPPVQKLYLAGPCAKPPQHQKLHTGKKDLKEDMDRDSLRKSRELCTPGKPFHCEADCKNFPASPDQVFHHGENTSNSEFGEPFGQKDSHYKLFKRKNTSSHRNAAVHNLKVCSGVSHYEQSKCESLRPGEHSHDHQGGRAGERPYKCGECGKFFKRAYTLAVHQRSHTAKVSYKCKGCGKSFKHVSSLNIHKTTHTEERPFQCGECGKSFKRVSTLNAHKKIHTGERPFQCRECGKTFVRLGSLTVHRRVHTGERPYSCRECGKSFKNMSALSVHKRIHTGERPFECRECGKTFVRLGSLTVHQRVHTGERPYECGECGKTFACASTFMIHQRIHTGERPYTCQECGKSFKKRDVLNTHQRVHTGEKPFECSHCGKAFKRMASLKVHERTHTGERPFECKECGKSYTGRYALLAHQMLHTGERPYECRDCGKAFKLSGALTAHRKIHTGERPYECRECGKSFRKKYGLTVHHAIHRAERPYECRKCGKSFKRATDVTIHQKVHTRERPYECRECGKAFKRMASLQIHKRLHTGERPYECRVCRKAFKRSTELTEHLKVHSGARPYDCRKCGKSFKRAAELTVHQRVHTGERPYKCGECGKSYKQRGVLIVHQRIHTVKPYECRDCGKFFTQRGDLNVHQRVHTGERPYECEKCGKAFKKRHALNVHRVTHTGERPFECRQCGKSFIQRSHLTVHCKIHAG
- the LOC125338688 gene encoding zinc finger protein 260-like isoform X4, which produces MYLSVMLETFALSTSIGCGHRVEDKEASTQNASEEGTSHVRTPWAELPTQKPHQCDTCILALKDIFHLSDPPVQKLYLAGPCAKPPQHQKLHTGKKDLKEDMDRDSLRKSRELCTPGKPFHCEADCKNFPASPDQVFHHGENTSNSEFGEPFGQKDSHYKLFKRKNTSSHRNAAVHNLKVCSGVSHYEQSKCESLRPGEHSHDHQGGRAGERPYKCGECGKFFKRAYTLAVHQRSHTAKVSYKCKGCGKSFKHVSSLNIHKTTHTEERPFQCGECGKSFKRVSTLNAHKKIHTGERPFQCRECGKTFVRLGSLTVHRRVHTGERPYSCRECGKSFKNMSALSVHKRIHTGERPFECRECGKTFVRLGSLTVHQRVHTGERPYECGECGKTFACASTFMIHQRIHTGERPYTCQECGKSFKKRDVLNTHQRVHTGEKPFECSHCGKAFKRMASLKVHERTHTGERPFECKECGKSYTGRYALLAHQMLHTGERPYECRDCGKAFKLSGALTAHRKIHTGERPYECRECGKSFRKKYGLTVHHAIHRAERPYECRKCGKSFKRATDVTIHQKVHTRERPYECRECGKAFKRMASLQIHKRLHTGERPYECRVCRKAFKRSTELTEHLKVHSGARPYDCRKCGKSFKRAAELTVHQRVHTGERPYKCGECGKSYKQRGVLIVHQRIHTVKPYECRDCGKFFTQRGDLNVHQRVHTGERPYECEKCGKAFKKRHALNVHRVTHTGERPFECRQCGKSFIQRSHLTVHCKIHAG